The Methylomagnum ishizawai genome has a window encoding:
- a CDS encoding symmetrical bis(5'-nucleosyl)-tetraphosphatase, with translation MAIYAIGDVQGCYAELRLLLDRLKFDPARDRLWFAGDLVNRGPQSLETLRFVRALGPAATAVLGNHDLHLLAVAAGVSRTKHRDTFGDVLHAPDREELLDWLRRRPLLYGEGGFYLIHAGLPPQWRIEDAAGYAREVEACLAGDDTGEFFRRMYGDTPNRWSEGLEDWDRLRFTINCLTRMRYCTAEGRLDFKEKGAPGSQSKSLLPWFQVPGRRSRDATIMFGHWSTLGFYAGEGVFGLDTGCLWGGALTALRLDGDRARTSVPSLNGGHQRPRLSD, from the coding sequence ATGGCGATCTACGCCATCGGCGATGTCCAGGGCTGCTATGCCGAACTGCGCCTGCTGCTGGACCGGCTCAAGTTCGATCCGGCCCGCGACCGGCTATGGTTCGCCGGGGATTTGGTGAACCGGGGGCCGCAATCCCTGGAAACCCTGCGCTTCGTCCGCGCGCTCGGCCCGGCCGCCACGGCGGTCCTGGGCAACCACGATCTGCATTTGCTGGCGGTGGCGGCGGGGGTGTCGCGCACCAAGCACCGCGATACCTTCGGCGATGTGCTGCACGCGCCCGACCGCGAGGAATTGCTGGATTGGCTGCGGCGGCGGCCCCTGCTGTACGGCGAAGGCGGATTTTACCTGATTCATGCCGGGCTGCCGCCCCAATGGCGGATCGAGGACGCCGCCGGTTATGCCCGCGAGGTCGAGGCTTGCCTGGCCGGGGACGACACCGGGGAATTCTTCCGGCGCATGTATGGGGATACGCCCAACCGTTGGTCCGAGGGGCTGGAGGATTGGGACCGGCTGCGCTTCACCATCAATTGCCTGACCCGGATGCGCTATTGCACGGCGGAGGGCCGCCTCGATTTCAAGGAGAAAGGCGCGCCGGGCAGCCAATCCAAATCCCTGCTGCCCTGGTTCCAGGTGCCGGGGCGCCGCAGTCGGGACGCCACGATCATGTTCGGCCATTGGTCCACCCTGGGTTTTTATGCCGGGGAGGGCGTGTTCGGGTTGGATACCGGCTGTTTATGGGGCGGGGCCTTGACCGCCCTGCGCCTGGACGGGGACAGGGCGCGGACCAGCGTCCCCAGCCTCAACGGCGGCCATCAGCGGCCCCGGCTGTCCGATTGA
- the parA gene encoding ParA family partition ATPase yields MIIAVLNQKGGVGKTTLSVNLAAALALSGQRSLLIDADPQGSALDWQAARKGGSLFPVVGLAKPILHKDVPGLAAGYDHVVIDGPPRVNELAKSAILAADAILIPVQPSPYDVWAADEIVKLIQEVALYKESLRGLFAITRKIGNTAIGRDVAAALKGYPYPVAATAIGQRVVFAESAATGLSVLEAEPKGMAAKEIRSLLREVLES; encoded by the coding sequence ATGATTATCGCCGTACTCAATCAGAAAGGGGGCGTCGGCAAGACCACGCTCTCCGTCAACCTCGCCGCCGCCCTGGCTTTATCGGGCCAGCGCAGCCTGTTGATCGACGCCGACCCCCAGGGCAGCGCCCTGGACTGGCAAGCCGCCCGCAAGGGCGGAAGCCTGTTCCCCGTGGTCGGCCTGGCCAAGCCCATCCTGCATAAGGACGTGCCGGGCCTCGCGGCGGGCTACGACCATGTGGTCATCGACGGTCCGCCCCGCGTCAACGAATTGGCGAAATCGGCCATCCTCGCCGCCGATGCCATCCTGATCCCGGTGCAGCCCTCGCCCTACGATGTCTGGGCGGCGGACGAGATTGTCAAGTTGATCCAAGAAGTGGCCTTGTACAAGGAAAGCCTGCGCGGCCTGTTCGCCATCACCCGCAAGATCGGCAACACCGCCATCGGGCGCGACGTGGCGGCGGCGCTCAAGGGTTATCCCTACCCGGTGGCGGCGACCGCCATCGGCCAGCGGGTGGTGTTCGCCGAAAGCGCCGCCACCGGCTTGTCGGTCCTGGAAGCCGAGCCGAAAGGCATGGCGGCCAAGGAAATCCGTTCCCTCCTGCGCGAAGTATTGGAAAGCTGA
- the flhA gene encoding flagellar biosynthesis protein FlhA, giving the protein MATVLERLKLVGAMGLGAPLIILLMMMMMVVPLPPFILDLFFTFNIAFSLLILLVTVYTLRPLDFAIFPTVLLVATLLRLSLNVASTRVVLLEGHTGPDAAGKVIEAFGEFVIGGNYAVGLVVFIILMIINFAVVTKGAGRVSEVSARFTLDAMPGKQMAIDADLNAGLINQEEAKTRRKEVAQEADFYGSMDGASKFVRGDAVAGILILFLNVIGGLLVGLLQHQMAFADALQNYTLLTIGDGLVAQIPSLLLSVAAAMIVTRVGGTNENVGAQFSAQFFKDPRPLALSAGVVGLIGLIPGMPNIAFLLLAGAMGGSAYMIQKRKRRQQEEAERLAEAPKLPAPPEVKELGWDDVQPVDLIGLEVGYRMIPLVDKNQGGQLMAKIKGVRKKLSQDLGFLIPSVHIRDNLDLAPNTYRITLLGVTVCEAEVLPERLMAINPGRVYGTLRGVEGRDPAFGLEAVWIEPAQKDHAQTLGYTVVDPGTVVATHLSHILQSNAHQLFGHQEAQQLLDMLAKTTPKLVEDLCPKTLPLNVIVKVLQNLLAEDVPIRDMRTIAETLADFGPRSQDAAILTTVVRAALGRLIVQRITGTEREIPVMTLDPDLEQLLQKVLQGAGQDGAGLEPGLAEQIHKSLEEKTQKLEMEGHPAILLVSSPVRAWLARFVKHTIGSLSVLAYNEIPEDRQVKVVASIGQRG; this is encoded by the coding sequence ATGGCCACCGTACTCGAAAGACTCAAGCTGGTCGGCGCGATGGGCCTGGGCGCACCGCTCATCATCCTGCTCATGATGATGATGATGGTGGTGCCGCTGCCGCCCTTCATCCTCGACCTGTTCTTCACCTTCAACATCGCCTTTTCCCTGCTGATCCTGCTGGTGACGGTCTACACCCTGCGACCGCTGGATTTCGCCATCTTCCCGACGGTGCTGCTGGTCGCGACCCTGCTGCGGCTGAGCCTCAACGTCGCCTCCACCCGCGTGGTGTTGCTGGAAGGCCATACCGGGCCCGACGCCGCCGGCAAGGTGATCGAGGCTTTCGGCGAATTCGTCATCGGCGGCAACTACGCGGTCGGCCTGGTGGTGTTCATCATCCTGATGATCATCAACTTCGCGGTCGTCACCAAGGGCGCGGGCCGCGTGTCCGAGGTGAGCGCCAGGTTCACCCTGGACGCCATGCCCGGCAAGCAGATGGCCATCGACGCCGATTTGAACGCCGGGCTCATCAACCAGGAAGAAGCCAAGACCCGCCGCAAGGAAGTGGCCCAGGAAGCCGATTTCTACGGTTCCATGGACGGTGCCAGCAAGTTCGTGCGCGGCGACGCGGTGGCGGGCATCCTGATCCTGTTCCTCAACGTCATCGGCGGCTTGCTGGTCGGCCTGTTGCAGCACCAGATGGCGTTCGCCGACGCGCTGCAAAACTACACCCTCCTCACCATCGGCGACGGCTTGGTGGCGCAGATTCCTTCGCTGCTGCTGTCGGTGGCGGCGGCCATGATCGTGACCCGCGTCGGTGGCACCAACGAGAATGTCGGTGCCCAGTTCAGCGCCCAGTTCTTCAAAGATCCCCGGCCCTTGGCCCTGTCCGCCGGCGTGGTGGGCTTGATCGGCCTGATTCCGGGGATGCCGAATATCGCCTTCCTGTTGCTGGCCGGGGCCATGGGCGGTTCGGCCTATATGATCCAAAAGCGCAAGCGGCGGCAACAGGAAGAGGCCGAGCGCCTCGCCGAAGCGCCCAAGCTGCCCGCGCCGCCGGAAGTCAAGGAATTGGGCTGGGACGATGTGCAGCCGGTGGATTTGATCGGGCTGGAGGTCGGCTACCGCATGATTCCGCTGGTCGATAAGAACCAGGGCGGCCAGCTCATGGCCAAGATCAAGGGCGTGCGCAAGAAGCTATCGCAAGACCTGGGGTTCCTGATTCCCTCCGTGCATATCCGCGACAATCTGGATTTGGCGCCCAACACCTACCGCATTACCCTCCTGGGTGTCACGGTCTGCGAGGCCGAAGTCCTGCCCGAGCGGCTGATGGCGATCAATCCGGGCCGGGTCTACGGCACTTTGCGCGGGGTCGAGGGCCGCGACCCGGCGTTCGGCTTGGAAGCGGTCTGGATCGAACCGGCCCAGAAGGACCATGCCCAGACCCTGGGCTATACCGTGGTGGACCCCGGCACCGTGGTCGCCACCCATCTCAGCCATATCCTGCAATCCAACGCCCACCAACTGTTCGGCCACCAGGAAGCCCAGCAATTGCTGGACATGCTCGCCAAGACCACGCCCAAGCTGGTCGAGGATTTGTGTCCCAAGACCCTGCCCTTGAACGTCATCGTCAAGGTGCTGCAAAACCTCCTGGCCGAGGACGTGCCGATCCGCGATATGCGGACCATCGCCGAAACTTTGGCGGACTTCGGTCCCCGCAGCCAGGATGCCGCCATTTTGACGACGGTGGTGCGGGCGGCCTTGGGACGCTTGATCGTCCAGAGGATCACCGGAACCGAGCGGGAGATACCCGTCATGACCCTCGACCCCGATCTGGAACAATTGTTGCAAAAAGTCCTGCAAGGGGCCGGCCAGGATGGGGCCGGTCTGGAACCGGGGCTGGCGGAGCAAATCCACAAGTCCTTGGAAGAGAAAACCCAAAAACTGGAAATGGAAGGCCATCCGGCTATTCTTTTGGTCTCCTCGCCGGTACGCGCCTGGCTTGCCCGCTTCGTGAAGCACACCATCGGCTCCTTGAGTGTCTTGGCCTACAATGAGATTCCCGAGGACAGGCAGGTCAAGGTAGTAGCTAGCATAGGACAGCGGGGTTGA
- the flhF gene encoding flagellar biosynthesis protein FlhF, with product MKIKRYFAPDIKQAIRMVREEQGPDAVILSNRKVDGGVEIVAAQDFDEQALLDRGKPQDRAPAADPQDFPAEPRAAADAKRRAEDAFREALGKYTPDTAPARAPEPAPRRAEFTPAAAPAPRPQAAAPAARPQPAAYSEPGAYRELPPNPSRPRPGLNLGRGLLDEIERAEPPAPRRPERPAPETRPNPPPPSRPAERPQRPAADARFHETTQIRHATPEASEAGHVLRALQREMRQMRQVLDSHLGEARWNAEAQAAPARLDLLRGLGELGFSKKLSLEVAERAGYTEDFDAAWRQAQDVLARRIPIADDNLLEYGGVVALVGPTGVGKTTTIAKLAARFRMKHGSRQVALITTDNYRIGAQEQLGTYGRILDVPVRNAGSIDELRYHLAGFHDRRLVLIDTAGMGPRDMRLAEQIALFARSETAVRSYLVLSAASQYRAMREAVEAFGGFAPEACILTKLDETAQLGTALSALIENRLPVAFLCDGQQVPEDLHQARPHVLLDRCFTAPADDADLDPGPLAYEDWVSHANF from the coding sequence ATGAAAATCAAACGCTATTTCGCCCCCGATATTAAGCAAGCCATCCGTATGGTGCGGGAAGAGCAGGGACCGGATGCCGTCATCCTGTCCAACCGCAAGGTCGATGGCGGTGTCGAGATCGTGGCGGCCCAGGATTTCGACGAGCAAGCCCTGTTGGACCGCGGCAAGCCCCAGGATCGCGCCCCCGCCGCCGACCCGCAAGATTTCCCCGCCGAGCCCCGCGCCGCCGCCGATGCCAAGCGCCGCGCCGAGGACGCCTTCCGCGAAGCCCTGGGCAAATACACCCCCGATACCGCCCCGGCCCGTGCGCCCGAACCCGCGCCGCGCCGCGCCGAGTTCACCCCGGCCGCCGCGCCCGCGCCCAGGCCGCAAGCCGCCGCGCCCGCGGCCAGACCCCAGCCCGCCGCCTATTCCGAACCCGGCGCCTACCGCGAACTGCCACCGAACCCGTCCCGTCCGCGCCCCGGCCTGAACCTGGGCCGGGGACTCCTCGACGAGATCGAACGCGCCGAGCCACCCGCCCCGCGCCGGCCCGAACGGCCCGCGCCGGAGACGAGGCCGAACCCGCCGCCGCCATCCCGCCCCGCCGAACGCCCCCAGCGTCCCGCCGCCGACGCCCGGTTCCATGAAACAACCCAAATCCGCCACGCCACGCCCGAAGCCAGTGAAGCCGGCCACGTCCTCCGGGCTTTGCAGCGGGAAATGCGGCAGATGCGGCAGGTGTTGGATAGCCATCTGGGCGAAGCGCGCTGGAACGCCGAGGCCCAGGCCGCCCCGGCCCGGCTGGACCTGTTGCGCGGCCTGGGCGAACTCGGCTTCTCCAAGAAGCTGAGCCTGGAGGTCGCCGAGCGCGCCGGGTATACCGAAGATTTCGACGCGGCTTGGCGGCAGGCCCAGGACGTGCTGGCCCGCCGCATCCCCATCGCCGACGACAACCTGCTGGAATACGGCGGCGTGGTGGCCTTGGTCGGCCCGACCGGCGTCGGCAAGACCACCACCATCGCCAAGTTAGCGGCAAGATTCCGTATGAAGCACGGTTCGCGGCAGGTGGCTTTGATCACCACCGACAATTACCGTATCGGCGCCCAGGAACAACTCGGCACCTATGGCCGTATCCTCGACGTGCCGGTGCGCAACGCCGGCAGCATCGACGAACTGCGCTACCACCTGGCCGGTTTCCACGACCGCCGCTTGGTCTTGATCGACACCGCCGGCATGGGGCCGCGCGATATGCGGCTGGCCGAGCAAATCGCCTTGTTCGCCCGCAGCGAGACGGCGGTGCGGTCCTATCTGGTGTTGTCCGCCGCCAGCCAATACCGGGCCATGCGCGAGGCCGTCGAAGCCTTCGGCGGTTTCGCCCCGGAAGCCTGCATCCTGACCAAACTGGACGAGACCGCCCAACTCGGCACGGCCTTATCCGCCCTCATCGAAAACCGGCTGCCGGTCGCCTTCCTCTGCGACGGCCAGCAGGTGCCCGAAGACCTCCATCAAGCGCGCCCGCATGTGCTGCTGGACCGGTGCTTCACTGCGCCGGCCGACGACGCGGACCTCGATCCCGGACCGCTTGCCTACGAAGACTGGGTGTCCCATGCGAATTTTTGA
- a CDS encoding MinD/ParA family protein yields the protein MSQTNPIRVMAVSSGKGGVGKTNVAVNLGVSLTGMGRRVVLLDADLGLANVDVLLGLHAKYNLSHVLSGERSLDEIMVEGPGGLRIVPASSGIQRMSELNHAEQAAIIHAFADLNQDIDVLMVDTAAGIAGGVVNFVRACQDVLLVVVDEPTSLTDAYAFIKLMNRDYGVFRFHILTNMVQDVVHGQALFSKLCKVTDRYLDVALHFLGAIPQDEYLRRAVQKQNPVVLAYPNSKSAQAFRATALRTDALPISQRGGGGLEFFVERMIRYSNTATV from the coding sequence ATGAGCCAGACCAATCCAATCCGCGTGATGGCGGTATCCAGTGGCAAAGGGGGCGTTGGCAAGACCAACGTGGCGGTGAACCTGGGCGTGTCGCTCACGGGGATGGGACGCCGGGTCGTGCTGTTGGATGCCGACCTGGGCCTGGCCAATGTGGACGTGCTGCTTGGGCTCCATGCCAAATATAACCTGTCCCATGTGCTGAGCGGGGAGCGCAGCCTGGACGAGATCATGGTCGAGGGGCCGGGCGGGCTGAGGATCGTGCCGGCCTCCTCCGGCATCCAGCGCATGTCCGAACTGAACCACGCCGAGCAGGCGGCGATCATCCACGCCTTCGCCGACCTGAACCAGGACATCGACGTGCTGATGGTCGATACGGCGGCGGGGATCGCCGGCGGCGTGGTGAATTTCGTCCGCGCCTGCCAGGACGTCCTCCTGGTGGTGGTGGACGAACCCACCTCGCTGACCGACGCCTACGCCTTCATCAAGCTGATGAACCGCGATTACGGCGTGTTCCGCTTCCATATCCTGACCAATATGGTCCAGGACGTGGTCCACGGCCAAGCCCTGTTCAGCAAGCTGTGCAAAGTGACCGACCGCTATCTGGACGTGGCCCTGCATTTCCTGGGGGCCATTCCCCAGGACGAATATCTGCGCCGGGCGGTGCAGAAACAGAATCCGGTGGTCCTGGCCTATCCCAATAGCAAATCCGCCCAGGCCTTCCGGGCCACGGCCCTGCGCACCGACGCCCTGCCGATCAGCCAGCGCGGCGGCGGCGGTTTGGAATTCTTCGTCGAGCGCATGATCCGCTATAGCAATACGGCAACGGTATGA
- a CDS encoding RNA polymerase sigma factor FliA, with translation MNGIALYAQVQSPGTDALVAQNAFLVKRIAYHLMSRLPPSVQVEDMIQAGMVGLLEAARQYDAGQGATFETYAGIRIRGAMLDELRRYDWTPRSVHRKAREVAEAIRLIEARTGRDARDAEVAEQLGLSMDNYHDILRDAQSCRVFSIEELTESGDGALEECADPAASPPEGLVRAGFAEALADAISGLPERERMVVSLYYEEELNLKEIGEVLGVSESRVCQIQGQAMLRLRARMQGWLDAERMPVKRREARGRRLGA, from the coding sequence ATGAACGGAATAGCTTTGTACGCCCAGGTGCAATCGCCCGGCACCGATGCGTTGGTGGCGCAGAACGCCTTCCTGGTCAAGCGCATCGCCTACCACCTGATGAGCCGCCTGCCGCCCTCGGTGCAGGTCGAGGACATGATCCAGGCCGGGATGGTGGGGCTCTTGGAAGCCGCCCGCCAGTACGACGCCGGGCAGGGCGCGACCTTCGAGACCTATGCGGGCATCCGCATCCGGGGCGCGATGTTGGACGAACTGCGGCGCTACGACTGGACCCCGCGTTCGGTGCATCGCAAGGCCCGCGAGGTGGCCGAGGCCATCCGGCTGATCGAGGCCCGCACCGGGCGCGATGCCCGCGACGCCGAGGTCGCCGAGCAATTGGGTCTCTCGATGGACAACTACCACGATATCCTGCGCGACGCGCAAAGCTGCCGGGTGTTCAGCATCGAGGAATTGACCGAATCGGGCGATGGCGCCTTGGAGGAATGCGCCGATCCCGCCGCTTCGCCACCCGAGGGTTTGGTGCGGGCCGGTTTCGCCGAAGCCTTGGCCGATGCCATTTCCGGCTTGCCCGAGCGGGAGCGTATGGTGGTGTCGCTGTACTACGAGGAAGAACTGAACCTCAAGGAGATCGGCGAGGTGTTGGGCGTGAGCGAGTCCCGCGTGTGCCAAATCCAGGGCCAGGCCATGTTGCGCCTGCGGGCGCGGATGCAGGGCTGGCTGGACGCCGAGCGGATGCCTGTGAAGCGGCGCGAGGCCAGGGGGCGGCGGTTGGGGGCTTGA
- a CDS encoding chemotaxis response regulator CheY, with amino-acid sequence MRILIVDDFSTMRRIIKNLLRELGFNNTVEADDGQSAWPKLLGGGIDFLITDWNMPGMNGLDLLRMVRAEPNLMHIPVLMVTAEAKREQIIEAAKAGVNGYVIKPFTAATLQEKIEKIFERLDA; translated from the coding sequence ATGAGAATCCTGATCGTGGACGATTTTTCCACTATGCGCAGGATCATCAAGAACCTCCTGCGCGAACTCGGCTTCAACAATACCGTGGAAGCCGACGACGGGCAGTCCGCCTGGCCCAAGCTCCTGGGCGGCGGCATCGATTTCCTCATCACCGATTGGAACATGCCCGGCATGAACGGCCTGGATTTGCTGCGCATGGTCCGGGCCGAGCCCAACCTCATGCATATCCCGGTGCTGATGGTGACGGCGGAAGCCAAGCGCGAGCAGATCATCGAAGCCGCCAAGGCCGGGGTGAACGGCTATGTCATCAAGCCTTTCACCGCCGCCACCCTCCAGGAAAAGATCGAAAAAATCTTCGAGCGCCTAGACGCTTGA